From Candidatus Acidiferrales bacterium, the proteins below share one genomic window:
- a CDS encoding PilZ domain-containing protein, translated as MNERRNTRRYELAFPIRLRLGQGAPLQPREGVTRDVSARGLFFVVDADLAVGSNLEFILTLPTSVTQSTDVQVRARGKVVRIERPRLETEEVRVGVAAVIESYDIIRAEG; from the coding sequence ATGAACGAGCGGCGCAACACTCGGCGCTACGAGCTGGCATTTCCGATCAGGCTCCGCCTCGGCCAGGGAGCCCCGCTGCAACCTCGGGAAGGTGTGACACGAGATGTCAGCGCCCGTGGATTGTTCTTCGTGGTGGATGCCGACCTGGCGGTGGGCAGCAATCTTGAATTTATCCTTACCTTGCCGACCAGTGTGACCCAGTCCACCGACGTGCAGGTCCGTGCCAGGGGCAAAGTGGTTCGCATCGAGCGACCCCGGCTGGAAACGGAAGAGGTGAGGGTCGGAGTCGCCGCCGTGATTGAAAGCTACGACATTATTCGCGCCGAGGGATAG